The window TCAAAGAACTTGGAGCCTGGATAGGGAACGGCAAGGTTGAATTTTGTAACATCGCAATTTAATTCTTTAGCAAACTTGATGGTCTCTTCACATGTCTCTTTTGTCTCCCCGGGTAAGCCTAAAATAAATGAGCCTAATGTATATATCTTCGATTTCTTAACAATCCTCATTGTCCTCCTTGCTTGCTCTAATGTAGTTCCTTTATTATTCCTATCTAAAACGGCCTGGTTTCCCGACTCAAGGCCAAACATGACCAGATGAACGCCTGCCCTCTTCATCATCAGCAGTAATTCTTCATTTACTAAATCTACCCTGGTCTCTGTGCACCACTTAATCTTTTTATGCAGGCCTCTTTGAATCAGTTCTCTGCAAAATTGCAAACCGAATTCTATAGAAAAAGGGAAATTGGTATCAAAAAAACCAAAATATCGGGCATCATATCTATTGCACATATATTCTAATTCTTTTATAATATCCTCGCTCTTTCTATAATTTGGCCTTGGATAAATTTTGTCCTGGGCGCAAAATGAACATCTATAAGCGCATCCCCTCGAGCCTAAAATTGGCAATGCCAACTGTTTATCTATAATTGCAAGCGGAATATCTGTATAACGCCTAAGGTCAAAAAGATGCCATGCGGGATAAGGCAGTTCATCTAAATTTCTAATAAAAGGCCTGTCTGGATTGTGGGTTATAGAATTCCCATCTAGAAAACTAATGCCTCTTACACTGCGTAAATTGCCTTTTTTCTTAATCGCTAAAGCAAGCTCCAAAGTCGTAACTTCGCCCTCTCCTCTCACAATAATATCCCCGGTTTTTTGCCCTAACAGTTCTTCTGCAAAGATTGTAGCATGGATGCCTCCTAATGCTATCGGGGCATTGCTAAATCCCCTTATTTGATTAACAAGTACTTTTACATTATTAATTGTCGGCGTAAGGCAAGAGAAACCTATAATTCCCGGATTATATTTTTTAATTTCGTCTAGAAGTCTTTTGTTATTCATCTTATTGGCAAATTGATCTATAGCCTTAACTTCTATGCCTGCTTTCTCAAGAACAGCGGCAATAGAAGCAATGCCAAAAGGAAGAATGGGGCGAAAAAAGCTTCTAAGTTTTTGGCTTTTTTCGACCAAAGCCGATGTAGGGTTTACTAATAATATTTTCATAATTTATTATTACTTATAGGAGTTTCCCTACCAAATTAACCCCAATATTTAAAAATTTCGCCTGAAATAATCTCTTTCAAAAACCTGCTGTAATTATTAGCATCGTTTTGTTTATATTCAGGGTTAATCCTAACAGTTTGTTCGGCAATTTTTATACAATATCTGCAATCTTCGCAAGAATTGAGGTAGCAGTCTTCTTTCAAGAAATGGTCTATAAAGCCATCTAACTTTCTATTGTCAATATAGACATCTAAATCTTTCAGCAGGCCTTTTTTTCTAACTAATTTAAATATATTTACCGCAAATGGATGGAAGAAGTATTTTATTTTATGGAGAAAATTTGGCCTTTTAAGCCATAGGCTCTTTGATGGATTCATAAACAGGTCATACAAGTTGCCATCGTGTTTCCTGTTTAAATAAGTATCTACAATAAAGGCGATGGCTTCGGTGGTCATATTCCTATCTACAACCTTGAATTTTTCAATGCCCATGTCTTCATAAACTGCAATATCCTCCGGCCTTATCCACGCCGAACGGATAAAATTTACTGGGTCGGCAATCATCTTGCTCCTGCACATAAACCGGCAATAATCGAACATAAAGATTCCCAGCTTACTCGATGTTTGCGAACCGTGTGAACTAAGATTATGGTGGTAAAGAAATAACGGACAATCTTGGATGCAATTATCATTTACAATAAGTTGCAATTCGCATCTTACGCTTTCCTTAATCTTTTTCATCAATTTAAATCTGCGTGTCATCTCGGTTTGCGGCAAAGTGATTATTGAAGCCCCTAAGTCTTCCCAAAACTTGGCCTTAATTACCGAATTGACATGGGCAAAACAAGATACCGAAATTTCGAAATGGGGGTAATGCTTCCTTATCAACTGCGTAAGATAGGGAATTGCTACCACAACTCCGTCTGCCTTAATTTCAGACAACCAAGTTAAAAGTTCATGTATTCTCTTCTGGCCAGACCCGGTCAATTCTCGACCGCCTATACAAGTAGAATTTAAGATATAATAAAATTTTAAGCTATTATTATGGATTTCACAGATGTGTTTCTTTATTTGCTTCTTTGTTACTTTTAGCGATATACAAGAAGGCCTTCCGCCTCCAAAAAAGTCCCTGTCCAATTTTCCATACACTGTGTCTATATTTGGTTTATTTATTTTCTTGATTAAATCGTTCTGCCAGTTTGTAGGAACCGTTAACTTCATAGCAAGCAACGCCTTTTATTTTTATAATTCTTTGATTTAGCGATAATTCCTTTGAGTAGCATTGAAGCCAGCCACAAAAATCCAAGAAAAAGGTTTTTCAAGGTTACTGTTCTCTGTAAAATATGGTTCATAATAGCCCTAGGCCTTACATAAAAATCAAACATTGCTCTCCTCTGCAAATATCTCAGGGTCTCGCTGTCTAAATCTTCCGGGCAATAAACAAGGTCGCCTTTTGCTGATGTCCAATCGCTCCAACTAGTAAACTTTTCTGGCTCAGCTACCTTTTTATTATGCCTGATGAAATCTTCAAAGAATTTGGATCCGGGGTAGGGAACGGCAATATTAAACTTTACCAAGTCGCATCTTATCTCCTTTGCAAATGTTATAGTCTCCATACAAGTGTCTTTAGTCTCACCCGGAAGTCCAAGCATAAACAGGCCCTGGCTCAATATCCCGGCTTTTTTTGTTTCCTGTACTGCTATTCTCGCCTGTTCTAAGGTAGTTCCTTTATGGATACTTTTAAGGATTCTTTTATTTCCGACTTCTATGCCATACATAATAAGATGCACCCCTGCTTCTTTCATTGCCTTTAATAGTCCCGGGGAAACCTTATCAACTCTTGTCTCTGTACACCACTTAAGCTTTTTGTGCAGCCCGCGCTTTATCATGATATTGCAAAACTTTAATCCGGATTCCTCATCGAAAGGAAAATAGGCGTCGGAGAATCCAAAATACCGTATTTTACAAGAAGTTAAGAAGTATTCTATTTCATCGACAACCTTATTTAAATCGCGATACCTTACCTTAGCGTATACAGTGTCTTGAGAACAATAATAACATCTATAAGGGCACCCTCGTGACGCCATTATCGGTATTGCCCTTGAATTAGATATCGCAGATAGAGGAACTTCACTATAATCATCTAAATTTAAAGCATCCCATGCCGGAAAAGGCAGTGCATCAAGATTATCAATAAGCCTGCGCTCTGGGTTGTGTCTTATTCCTCCAGGCAAACGGAAACTAATGCCGGCTACATCCTCTAATTGTTTGCCCTGCATAAGATGATTGCATAACTCCAGCATAGTTGTTTCTCCCTCTCCCCTCACTACAATATCAGCTGTGTAATCCTTAAGCATTTCTTCAGGAAAACAGGTGGCATGAATATTACCCAAAACAATTTTACTGCTAATTCTTGACTTGCGGATCAGTAAAACCAGCCTTCTAATATCGGGCATAACCGGCGTAAGCGCAGAGAAACCTATAATAAACGGCTTTTGCTTTTTGATAGAATCGATAAGTTCGCTGTCAGGCATCTTTCTTGCATACTGGTCGATAACAGAGACCTTTAGGCCATTGTTACGGAGCACGGCGGCAATATAGCATAGTCCAAGCGGAGCGATAGGAGTGCAGAATCTGCGGTAGCCCCAACTGTTATTTATTAATTTAGAATTAGGATTTATAAGCAAGACATCCGTATCTCTTTGCATTTGCACAGGCCCTTAAAATTTCAAACTGTTTCGAAGAGTTTATTAATCTCTTTCAATAAGCATTCTTTTTTGGTCTGATCAACCGAGACCTCTACGCTGTCCATATAAAAGGTATCCTTTGTTAAATATATCTTTAACAGGGACTTAATATGCCTTTCCTTTGAAAGTACGCCATAGAGCTCTTTGCGATTGCAGAAATATAAGCATTTGAGGCCGGTCCTAATAAAAAGCGTGGGAAAAAATTTTAAGAGAATGCTAATAATCGAAGAATATCTACTTTCCGCAACCGAAGTGTTTACTAACCTAAAACAATTGCCGTTATAGCTTTTTTGGGAATATGCCATCGCACAATTAATAATCCAGTTGGCAGGCTTGGTTCTTCCCCCCAGTTTAAGGAAATCAACCCCTATCCCCTCATATTTTTTCACATCATTTGGGTAAATAAACCCCGTCTCTCTAAATAATGAGGGATTGTTTAATTTTAGCTTTAAGCACTTGAATATCCCTTTTTGAAAGTGCCCTGCGCTCTCTAAGTGCTCTCTCCAATAAGGGCAATTGGGAAGGCAGATGTTATTTGCCAAAAGCTTTATCTGTAAAGCTGTCTTTTGCTTGACCAGCCTGATAAACTCCAAATCGCTATTTTTAGTATAATCTAAGCAAATGACGTCACAGTCGAGTTCTTTAAATAGCATTGCCTCCTTAAGAGAATCGATTTTGCAGGCAATGGAACTGCAGATTTTGAAAGGATATTCCTTCTTAACGAATGAAATAAAGCTGTAATTGGAGGCAGTTACCATATCCACATTGATTTTGCTGAGTCTATCTAAAAGAGCAATCCTCTGTTTGGTAATAGTTATATTGGGATGATTTAGGACATAGTTAAATTTGATGCCTAATTCATGAGAGTATTCTACATATTCTTTAAATCTTCCCGTATCAACTTTAGGCAAAGCGTACGAAGGCAAAACAGTTCCGCCGGCATCATTCTGTAAACTACCATAAGTATCGTGGACTGTGCCTTTCAGCTTTTCGAGAATCCTAAAGTCAAAGTTTGTGGGGGCGGATATCTTCATTTTTGTTTTATTCTAACAGAAGTCGCATAATATAAATTAATGCTTCTGCATTTTTATTTTTATTGTATCCTTTTCTCGCCAGCAGCCAGCCGTCCTCCATATGCACTACTCCGTAGTTATCTTCCGCCAAAAAGTATTTTAATTGCAAGAGAAGTTCTTTCCTATCGATGTGATAAAGGTCGTCTTTTAGCAAATCTACAAATATATAATCCCATTTATATTTCCTGATAAGGACTTCTCGGGATAACACACCCAAGAATTTACATCGTCCAAGGTGCGGCGCTAAGGATTGTAAAGTTATGCAAGATGCTCCGGAAGGAATCTTCTTTAATAATTTATGTCCGATTTCGCTATGTCTTGTGGGCCTGTAATATCCAAAATGAAAATTTTTGCTAAATGGCATAGGCCCCAACTTATCCCCAAATACGCCTTTCGGCTTTACATAATAGTGCTGCAGAAATGCAACTATTAAGATCAGTACAGCTAATATCTTATGTAATAATTCCTTTTTTATGCCTTTATATTTAACAAAGAACTTATTAATGGCCTTCTCTGTTCCATATACAGCGCCGGCAAAGATAAAGGCTAAGATTAAAAAATGTCCCGAGGAATGCTGATTTCTGAGCAATATAAACCCTATTTCTGGTATGATAGGCAGAAGATGCAAAGGGGACAAAAATACAAAGATATTAGGCAAAGGATAAAAAGCATAAAGGAACATATTGTCTAGGTTGAAGAGATTTTTTATAAACAACGATGGGTTATTTAAAGCGTATCGCAAAGCCTCTATCAGACTACTGCCGTATCGGTCAAAATGCAACATTGGCGCGGGGAAAGACTGAGCTGTTAATTTAAGATAAATAAAGCAAAGGCCCGTTGTAACTATTAGCCAAATAGAGCTGATTTTTACAACTGTTTTTCCATATTTGCTTTTTGCTTTAGAAAAGGATAGGATTAACCCCAAAATAAGAGTCATTACCACTGTATCGACCTTTGACATATTAGCTAAAATTATAAAAAAAATGAATTTCCCGAAATTCTCTTTTTCCAAATAATAAAAAGCAAACAAAAGGAAAGGCAGCCCCAGCGAAAGAGGAATATAGCCTAACATTGCGCCTGTGGTTACAATAGGATGCAAAAGATATGCGATAGAAAAGGCGCCGGCTAAATAGGCACTATACAAGCGCTTTCTTGCGAGAAAATATATAGGCAGAGCCGCGCTTGCCATTATAATACTTTGAAAAATATATAGTGCTTCGGCTCTGAGAATAAATTTATAGATAAATGCGATTAGGTAATTAATAGGAGTGAACAAAAAAAACAATACAGCATATTCGGGGCAAACATATACATTAAAAATACTGATACCTTCAGATAATTTTGGATAAATATGTATGAACTGCCATCCAAATAAAGTAGGAGAAAATATTTTAAATTTTAAAATATTTATAAAAGCGAAGGCGATTGCAAAAATTAGGCTAAAGACGCAAATTATAATAAAGCTTAAATTATAATGTTTGTTGGAGCTCATGCGCGCGCTCTGTAATGTATTTATTTTACACCTTTCGGGATAAATAATTATGGATTGTCTCTGCCCTGAGGTCCTTTCTTTTGCACCATGCCAGAAAGTTATCCAGCAAGCCTAAAGTCTTATTTCCCGTATTGCGTGTTATCACATAAGGCAACTTAAAAGGCATTTTCCGGTCAATATTAGCAAAGTCCCAAGAATGAAAATAAATGTTGATATAGTCATGAGTAAAGAGCGCCCAAGATGTGCAAAATTTAGCATAATTCAGGCCAAACCATCGAAACCAAATCCAAGAGAAAGGCAACCTGATAATTGGAGTAACCGAGATAGGAATATTTACTAATCCGCTCTTTGACTTCATTCTCCTAGATTTCAAAAAATTACAATAGCGACCGGGGACATATGTAGGATGGCAACTGTTGTCATAATCAAATCCAGACTTTCTAACAATATCAAAAGGCAAAACAACTAATTTGTGATTTTTGAAACCGTAAATCTTCGTCCTTATATTCTTTTCTATTTTTTCTTTGATATATTTAATCTCGGCAATGGTCTCCTGGGCATTGCCATTTTTTTTATAATCTATGTTAGCATGAAGGCCCACTTCATGCCCATCAGCGATTAATTGCCTTAATAGGTCGGGATACGTCTCTGATATCTTCTCAGTAACAAAAAAGGTAATTTTAATTGAATGGTCTCTAACAACTTTAAGCAATCTCTGTATTCCCGCAAAAGCTGTCTCGAGCATTAATTCTTCCGATATCGCTGCTCCGAAATCAAAAGGCAGGCTAAACTCCTCAAAGTCGCATGCTAATAGCAATATTTTCATTTTTTACTCGAATGTCCCTTTGATAACTTTGATTAAAGAAGGTATTTTAAACAAATAAACCATATTAAGCTCTAAAGTCCCTGTGCACCAGCAATATGGGCAGGAATGTAACGGTAAAGCGCTAAAGGCTTTTTTTACGCCGGCGTTTACACAATTTGCTGTGCCTGCAACTCTCAGGCCTTCACAGGGGTGCATATCTCCATTTGGTTTAATATGGCAAAAAATCCTGCCGCCGATGCAACTGTTAAGTTTTTTCCCCTCGGGGTAAAATCTGAGATAACTTAAAGCGGGCAGGGAATTAAGCACGTATTTATTTCTTTTAGCCTCCCGTATAATATACGCAATCTTTTCTCTATATAGACCGGTGGGAGGAGTTAACCATTTTATATCTTTTTTGCCAGAGTGGATATATTTTAAAGGAGAAAACCTCACGGGAATTTTAAGTTCCTTGCTTTTATTTATTATAAATTCAATATACGGTAAATTTAATCTATTCAATGTAGTGTTAAAAGCTACTTTAATTTTGTGTTTCTTGGCTATAGAAGCTGCTTGTAAAGTCCTCTTATATGCTCCTGGTCCTCTTAATTCATCCTGAATGAATTCTGGACCATCAAAGCTCAGCTTTAGCATATATATATTCTTTAAAGATTCTATGCGTTCCGGGACCAGGGCTCCATTGGAAATAACTTGAGTTTGTACATTTTTACGCCGACAATAATTGATTATTTGACCGAGGTCACTCCTCAACAATGGTTCTCCGCCGCAGAAACTGATTATCGCAGTCCCCATTCCTTTTAAATCATCAATAATTGATAAAACTTCGCTCGTTTTTAACTCGCCCCCTGAATCAAACGCAGGAATACCGCAATATTTACAATTATAGTTGCATCGGTATGTCAGATACCAACTCACCGCCAAAGGAAGCCTTTTATTGAATAATCGCGCACTCAAAAGCCCTAATGCGCTTTTACATTTTGACCTGAAATCCATTTTTCAGTATTAAATATAGGATTTTTAAGCCCTTTTGCTATTTTCTTCATTGTAAAATAGGAATAACGAATATAATATCTTCTCCGGGAAATATCCAGCCGGTCCTTTGCCAGCATGGTAAACGGGGCCTCGATGATTGACGGACTAAATAAAGGCAAGAATAGATACAGCCTTTTCTCAATAAACCAATTGTATATTCCCGGGGGCAAAAAATGTAAAATAAGCAACAACCAATGAAATCTAATTTTATTTTTCGGGTGAACTTTGTTCTGCAGCGTGTTAGCTGCCTTGCATGGGTTCTCTTCCAAAACATCAATAAGTTCATTGGTTAAAGCTCTTTCTCTAATTCCTGCTTTAATAATTGGGGTGCCGGGAAAATATATTAACCAAAAAACACAAATCCTATTTGGCCTATTCTCATTATAGAATTTTGCCATTTCTACCAAATCATTCTCGGTCTCCTGAGGTAAGCCGATGATATTATCTACCACGCAGCGAATTTTGAATTTTCTGCACAGATGTATCACTTCTCTTACCTGATTGTTGTCTTCTTCTCTGTTGAGAATCTTCTTTCTTAAAACCTGGCTTGTGCTCTGGACCCCCAGGCATAATTGGTAACATTTGATATTTTTCAAATATTTCATTACATTTTCATTGATGGTGCCTGGCGAACCAAAACAATATGACGGTATGTCTATATATTTTTTATATTGATTAGAAAATTCTTTCAACCACTGCTCATTGCATGTAAAGAGGTCATCGTTTATCCGCAGGCGTTTAAAATTATATCTTTTTTTTGCCTCTTTTAACTCTTGAATAACATTTTGCACGCTTCTGAAGCGTATTTTCTTCTGGCCGGGATAAAGCTTCTGCCATACGCTATTGTGGCAATAGGAACAGCTATTTACGCAACC is drawn from Patescibacteria group bacterium and contains these coding sequences:
- a CDS encoding radical SAM protein, which translates into the protein MDFRSKCKSALGLLSARLFNKRLPLAVSWYLTYRCNYNCKYCGIPAFDSGGELKTSEVLSIIDDLKGMGTAIISFCGGEPLLRSDLGQIINYCRRKNVQTQVISNGALVPERIESLKNIYMLKLSFDGPEFIQDELRGPGAYKRTLQAASIAKKHKIKVAFNTTLNRLNLPYIEFIINKSKELKIPVRFSPLKYIHSGKKDIKWLTPPTGLYREKIAYIIREAKRNKYVLNSLPALSYLRFYPEGKKLNSCIGGRIFCHIKPNGDMHPCEGLRVAGTANCVNAGVKKAFSALPLHSCPYCWCTGTLELNMVYLFKIPSLIKVIKGTFE
- a CDS encoding B12-binding domain-containing radical SAM protein, whose protein sequence is MKLMFVYGAFENLGIEYLSAVLKSHGHFTRLAFDPKLFNDPFISIKYLDKVFNYEKFLIKQIIDYCPDIVAFSVVSSEYIWALRLAQQLKEHLPPAHITFGGIHPTSVPEKVLKNSCVDSVIIGEGEYPLLDLANSFRKKKVDYSIRNIWFRHDGEIIRNPLRPYIDDLDTLPFPDKELYYEVIPRYRNGYTAITRRGCVNSCSYCHNSVWQKLYPGQKKIRFRSVQNVIQELKEAKKRYNFKRLRINDDLFTCNEQWLKEFSNQYKKYIDIPSYCFGSPGTINENVMKYLKNIKCYQLCLGVQSTSQVLRKKILNREEDNNQVREVIHLCRKFKIRCVVDNIIGLPQETENDLVEMAKFYNENRPNRICVFWLIYFPGTPIIKAGIRERALTNELIDVLEENPCKAANTLQNKVHPKNKIRFHWLLLILHFLPPGIYNWFIEKRLYLFLPLFSPSIIEAPFTMLAKDRLDISRRRYYIRYSYFTMKKIAKGLKNPIFNTEKWISGQNVKAH
- a CDS encoding polysaccharide deacetylase family protein, which produces MKILLLACDFEEFSLPFDFGAAISEELMLETAFAGIQRLLKVVRDHSIKITFFVTEKISETYPDLLRQLIADGHEVGLHANIDYKKNGNAQETIAEIKYIKEKIEKNIRTKIYGFKNHKLVVLPFDIVRKSGFDYDNSCHPTYVPGRYCNFLKSRRMKSKSGLVNIPISVTPIIRLPFSWIWFRWFGLNYAKFCTSWALFTHDYINIYFHSWDFANIDRKMPFKLPYVITRNTGNKTLGLLDNFLAWCKRKDLRAETIHNYLSRKV
- a CDS encoding cobalamin-dependent protein (Presence of a B(12) (cobalamin)-binding domain implies dependence on cobalamin itself, in one of its several forms, or in some unusual lineages, dependence on a cobalamin-like analog.); this encodes MKILLVNPTSALVEKSQKLRSFFRPILPFGIASIAAVLEKAGIEVKAIDQFANKMNNKRLLDEIKKYNPGIIGFSCLTPTINNVKVLVNQIRGFSNAPIALGGIHATIFAEELLGQKTGDIIVRGEGEVTTLELALAIKKKGNLRSVRGISFLDGNSITHNPDRPFIRNLDELPYPAWHLFDLRRYTDIPLAIIDKQLALPILGSRGCAYRCSFCAQDKIYPRPNYRKSEDIIKELEYMCNRYDARYFGFFDTNFPFSIEFGLQFCRELIQRGLHKKIKWCTETRVDLVNEELLLMMKRAGVHLVMFGLESGNQAVLDRNNKGTTLEQARRTMRIVKKSKIYTLGSFILGLPGETKETCEETIKFAKELNCDVTKFNLAVPYPGSKFFEDLFKNTDSIFEPEKFTSWHDWADCSGNPVYVPCDMDAKDLLNFQRKAMCEFYLRPKVIISYLRYRKANLWKFFYGGYVLINRYILYLLSTANKRLNIGKN
- a CDS encoding DUF2079 domain-containing protein, yielding MSSNKHYNLSFIIICVFSLIFAIAFAFINILKFKIFSPTLFGWQFIHIYPKLSEGISIFNVYVCPEYAVLFFLFTPINYLIAFIYKFILRAEALYIFQSIIMASAALPIYFLARKRLYSAYLAGAFSIAYLLHPIVTTGAMLGYIPLSLGLPFLLFAFYYLEKENFGKFIFFIILANMSKVDTVVMTLILGLILSFSKAKSKYGKTVVKISSIWLIVTTGLCFIYLKLTAQSFPAPMLHFDRYGSSLIEALRYALNNPSLFIKNLFNLDNMFLYAFYPLPNIFVFLSPLHLLPIIPEIGFILLRNQHSSGHFLILAFIFAGAVYGTEKAINKFFVKYKGIKKELLHKILAVLILIVAFLQHYYVKPKGVFGDKLGPMPFSKNFHFGYYRPTRHSEIGHKLLKKIPSGASCITLQSLAPHLGRCKFLGVLSREVLIRKYKWDYIFVDLLKDDLYHIDRKELLLQLKYFLAEDNYGVVHMEDGWLLARKGYNKNKNAEALIYIMRLLLE
- a CDS encoding B12-binding domain-containing radical SAM protein — translated: MQRDTDVLLINPNSKLINNSWGYRRFCTPIAPLGLCYIAAVLRNNGLKVSVIDQYARKMPDSELIDSIKKQKPFIIGFSALTPVMPDIRRLVLLIRKSRISSKIVLGNIHATCFPEEMLKDYTADIVVRGEGETTMLELCNHLMQGKQLEDVAGISFRLPGGIRHNPERRLIDNLDALPFPAWDALNLDDYSEVPLSAISNSRAIPIMASRGCPYRCYYCSQDTVYAKVRYRDLNKVVDEIEYFLTSCKIRYFGFSDAYFPFDEESGLKFCNIMIKRGLHKKLKWCTETRVDKVSPGLLKAMKEAGVHLIMYGIEVGNKRILKSIHKGTTLEQARIAVQETKKAGILSQGLFMLGLPGETKDTCMETITFAKEIRCDLVKFNIAVPYPGSKFFEDFIRHNKKVAEPEKFTSWSDWTSAKGDLVYCPEDLDSETLRYLQRRAMFDFYVRPRAIMNHILQRTVTLKNLFLGFLWLASMLLKGIIAKSKNYKNKRRCLL
- a CDS encoding U32 family peptidase, producing MKLTVPTNWQNDLIKKINKPNIDTVYGKLDRDFFGGGRPSCISLKVTKKQIKKHICEIHNNSLKFYYILNSTCIGGRELTGSGQKRIHELLTWLSEIKADGVVVAIPYLTQLIRKHYPHFEISVSCFAHVNSVIKAKFWEDLGASIITLPQTEMTRRFKLMKKIKESVRCELQLIVNDNCIQDCPLFLYHHNLSSHGSQTSSKLGIFMFDYCRFMCRSKMIADPVNFIRSAWIRPEDIAVYEDMGIEKFKVVDRNMTTEAIAFIVDTYLNRKHDGNLYDLFMNPSKSLWLKRPNFLHKIKYFFHPFAVNIFKLVRKKGLLKDLDVYIDNRKLDGFIDHFLKEDCYLNSCEDCRYCIKIAEQTVRINPEYKQNDANNYSRFLKEIISGEIFKYWG